The following proteins come from a genomic window of Sorghum bicolor cultivar BTx623 chromosome 3, Sorghum_bicolor_NCBIv3, whole genome shotgun sequence:
- the LOC8082374 gene encoding sulfite exporter TauE/SafE family protein 5, with the protein MTRTTQLFPLVGAAIAVSFLSAAAASNTTTSSLQSLLAEVSQWRETQLGDPSSSPGGGAAHAGVRPNIVASWVLSFLAASVSSAGGVGGGSLFLPILNLVAGLGLKRATAYSSFMVTGGAASNVLYNLASRSSTGTGGGGRLIDYDIALLFQPCLLLGVSIGVVCNVVFPEWLITLLFSVFLASCTAKTCRAGVKIWRSESGGAGTARGDHHHGIGKEPLLLRLPLGTSDGDAEGGGRGNGAGFPWADVALLVMVWLCFFALHVLIGDKHGKGVIRIRPCSVAYWLITLSQLPAAVAFTGYIIHSKRKKRVVPSQEDGKQEDLVDTGVETTLPSLTLPLAAFVTGALSGLFGIGGGLLLNPVLLQIGIPPQTAAATSSFMVLFCASMSMVQFILLGVEGIGQASIYAGICFVASVVGVVVIQRAIRKSGRVSLIVFLVTAIMALSTVIVTCFGALDVWMQYTSGEYMGFKLLC; encoded by the exons ATGACGCGGACTACTCAGCTCTTCCCTCTCGTCGGCGCCGCCATCGCGGTTTCCTTCCTGTCAGCGGCGGCCGcgtccaacaccaccacctcgtCACTCCAAAGCCTCCTCGCCGAAGTGTCGCAGTGGCGGGAAACCCAGCTGGGCGACCCTTCCTCGTCCccgggcggcggcgcggctcATGCTGGCGTGCGGCCGAACATCGTCGCGTCATGGGTGCTCTCCTTCCTGGCGGCGTCCGTGTCGAGCGCCGGCGGCGTGGGCGGCGGGTCGCTGTTCCTGCCCATCTTGAACCTGGTGGCGGGGCTGGGCCTGAAGCGCGCCACCGCCTACTCGTCCTTCATGGTCACCGGCGGCGCGGCCTCGAACGTGCTCTACAACCTCGCGTCAAGGTCAAGCACGGGCACGGGCGGCGGCGGGAGGCTGATCGACTACGACATCGCGCTGCTGTTCCAGCCGTGCCTGCTCCTGGGCGTGAGCATCGGGGTGGTGTGCAACGTCGTGTTCCCGGAGTGGCTCATCACCCTGCTCTTCTCCGTGTTCCTCGCCTCCTGCACCGCCAAGACATGCCGCGCGGGAGTCAAGATCTGGCGGTCCGAGAGCGGCGGCGCCGGGACCGCGCGCGGCGACCACCACCACGGCATCGGCAAGGAGCCCCTGCTGCTGCGGCTGCCCCTCGGCACCAGCGACGGCGACGCCGAGGGCGGCGGCCGCGGAAATGGCGCGGGGTTCCCGTGGGCGGACGTGGCGCTGCTGGTCATGGTCTGGCTCTGCTTCTTCGCGCTCCATGTCCTCATCGGAGACAAGCACGGGAAG GGCGTGATCAGGATTAGACCCTGCAGCGTCGCGTACTGGCTGATCACCTTGTCCCAGCTACCTGCCGCTGTGGCTTTCACAGGGTATATTATACACTCCAAGAGGAAGAAACGCGTTGTTCCTAGCCAAGAGGATGGCAAGCAG GAAGATCTTGTGGACACAGGAGTGGAAACCACCCTACCATCACTTACACTCCCGCTCGCTGCTTTCGTCACTGGGGCTCTGAGTGGCCTCTTCGGCATTGGAGGAGGACTGCTTCTGAACCCTGTTCTTCTTCAGATCGGAATACCCCCGCAG ACTGCGGCAGCGACGTCTTCGTTCATGGTCCTGTTCTGTGCATCGATGTCCATGGTTCAGTTCATCCTGCTGGGCGTGGAAGGCATCGGGCAGGCTTCCATTTACGCTGGGATATGCTTCGTTGCCTCGGTTGTTGGGGTCGTCGTGATCCAGCGAGCCATCAGGAAGTCCGGGCGGGTCTCGCTCATCGTGTTCCTGGTCACGGCCATCATGGCGCTCAGCACTGTGATCGTCACCTGCTTCGGAGCGCTAGATGTCTGGATGCAGTACACCAGCGGGGAATACATGGGCTTCAAGTTACTTTGCTGA
- the LOC8082375 gene encoding autophagy-related protein 18f, whose product MRDGAQAPRGGGGFFSARSLSNYMRIVSSGASTAASTLRSAGASLVNSMANHEEDSSRDQVQWAGFDKLECGGGLLRQVLLLAYKSGFQVWDVEHADDVRQLESRHDGAVSFIQVLKDPIFTTNSGDRFADAWPLLALACEGTHTGSGNNHDTNVPVFDGTNGAFHSIGSENLPTVIRFYSLRTHEYVHTLRFRSAVYSIRCSPRVVAISQATQIHCFDAATMEREYTVLTSPTVAQVSGYGPLGLGPRWIAYSGIPVPVPDTGRVSPQLLSLSPFVPPPGSNGSVVAYYAKESSKQLAAGIATLGEVGYKKLSKYYADFIPNGNGTIKQRSSGYKANGVTNGHLIDSEYAGMVIVRDIVSKLLIVQFRAHTSPISALCFDPSGTLLVTASVHGQNMNVFRIIPPHGTSEAGQMGTYVHLYKLQRGITNAIIKDISFSDDSDWIMISSSRGTSHLFSISPYSGSTRFRYSDNNPAENDYIVDSSVNHTAHWSQNSATSLSLSQKTLFVSGPPVTLSVVSRIRNGSNMFKGAVHGAAAFATGASSPISGAIASTFHNCKGGDINSDGSSRMKYYLLVFSPSGSIIQYVLHLSAEQDSGFDFPTSPISYGPERETDTKFVIEALQKWDVCYKRNRRDSAESFAYSDFENGENNKLFLKAMRKGTSVYPFDSSSVERQKFSADENRNFYISQSELQTHVVQTPLWSRSGIHFQVMEGENLEADNADVISGEVEVEKIQTHNIESRSKNLIPVFDSLHTSRFQQTRLNTPDNNRYGLLQRQKSGISEDGRLSRRSSCSSLDCMSEGPKSSDDGAFGKYVVDDNSSAVNNNPSVKFHAELVNNTGSLKSEAQLGFVNSKEDGEDGEQLPDL is encoded by the exons ATGCGGGACGGCGCGCAGGCTCCTCGCGGCGGCGGGGGCTTCTTCTCGGCGCGCTCGCTCTCCAACTACATGAGGATCGTGTCGTCGGGGGCGTCCACGGCCGCCTCCACGCTTCGCTCGGCGGGGGCGTCGCTGGTGAACTCCATGGCCAACCACGAGGAGGATTCAAGTCGTGACCAG GTACAATGGGCTGGCTTTGATAAACTTGAATGTGGGGGTGGCTTGCTACGGCAAGTTTTGTTGCTAGCTTACAAGTCTGGCTTCCAAGTGTGGGATGTGGAACATGCTGATGATGTAAGACAGCTAGAATCCAGACATGATGGTGCTGTTTCGTTTATTCAAGTGCTAAAGGATCCAATTTTCACAACAAATTCTGGAGACAGATTTGCAGATGCATGGCCGTTGCTAGCTCTTGCCTGTGAAGGAACTCACACAGGAAGTGGAAACAACCATGATACTAATGTTCCTGTTTTTGATGGAACCAATGGTGCTTTCCATAGTATAGGCAGTGAAAACCTTCCTACTGTCATACGATTTTATTCACTGAGAACCCATGAATATGTGCATACATTGAGGTTCAGATCAGCTGTTTATTCCATAAGGTGCAGTCCAAGAGTTGTAGCTATTTCACAGGCTACTCAG ATACATTGTTTTGATGCAGCGACCATGGAGAGAGAATATACTGTTCTTACCAGTCCTACAGTTGCACAAGTTTCAGGTTATGGCCCACTTGGATTGGGCCCTAGATGGATTGCGTACTCTGGGATTCCAGTTCCGGTTCCAGATACTGGACGTGTTAGCCCTCAGCTTCTTAGTCTGTCTCCCTTTGTTCCACCTCCTGGTTCAAATGGTAGTGTGGTGGCATATTATGCAAAAGAATCAAGCAAGCAACTGGCTGCCGGCATTGCAACACTTGGTGAGGTTGGATATAAGAAGCTGTCCAAGTACTATGCAGATTTCATTCCAAATGGTAATGGTACCATAAAGCAAAGGAGTTCTGGCTACAAAGCAAATGGAGTAACAAACGGCCACCTCATTGACAGTGAATATGCTGGAATG GTCATTGTTCGAGATATTGTCTCTAAATTATTGATAGTTCAGTTCAGGGCACACACTAGTCCCATTTCTGCACTTTGCTTTGATCCAAGTGGAACTTTGCTGGTGACAGCATCTGTTCATGGTCAAAACATGAATGTTTTCCGCATTATACCTCCACATGGAACATCAGAAGCTGGTCAAATGGGAACCTATGTTCATCTGTACAAATTGCAAAGAGGCATAACCAATGCG atcaTAAAAGACATCAGCTTTAGTGATGATAGTGACTGGATAATGATTAGCTCTTCAAGAGGAACTAGTCATCTGTTTTCAATCTCTCCATATAGTGGATCAACAAGATTTCGTTACAGTGATAACAATCCCGCAGAAAATGATTACATAGTGGATTCATCAGTTAATCATACTGCTCACTGGTCCCAAAATTCAGCAACCTCTTTGAGTCTCAGTCAGAAGACTCTCTTTGTATCTGGACCCCCTGTCACATTGTCTGTTGTTAGTAGGATAAGAAATGGGAGTAACATGTTTAAGGGTGCTGTCCATGGCGCTGCTGCATTTGCAACTGGTGCTTCCAGTCCAATTTCTGGTGCTATTGCTTCAACATTTCACAACTGCAAGGGTGGTGACATTAATTCAGATGGCAGTTCGCGCATGAAgtattatttactagtattttcTCCATCAGGAAGCATCATACAGTATGTTCTCCATCTCTCAGCTGAACAGGATTCTGGATTTGATTTCCCAACAAGCCCCATTTCTTATGGGCCAGAGAGAGAAACTGATACAAAATTTGTTATTGAAGCTCTTCAGAAGTGGGATGTTtgttataaaagaaatagaagagACAGCGCTGAGAGTTTTGCGTATAGTGATTTTGAGAATGGAGAAAATAATAAACTTTTCCTGAAAGCTATGAGGAAAGGGACTAGTGTCTACCCATTTGACTCTTCTTCTGTTGAAAGACAAAAGTTCAGTGCTGATGAAAATCGTAATTTCTATATTTCTCAGAGTGAGTTGCAGACTCACGTTGTTCAAACTCCACTCTGGTCTAGATCTGGG ATACACTTTCAAGTTATGGAGGGTGAAAATTTGGAAGCAGACAATGCTGATGTAATTTCAGGGGAAGTTGAAGTAGAAAAGATCCAGACCCATAACATAGAATCAAGGTCAAAGAATCTCATACCAGTCTTTGACTCCCTTCATACATCAAGGTTTCAACAGACAAG GTTGAACACTCCTGATAACAACAGGTATGGACTGCTGCAGCGACAGAAGTCTGGGATTTCAGAAGATGGTAGACTCTCTCGCAGAAGCAGCTGTAGTTCTTTGGACTGCATGTCTGAAGGGCCCAAAAGCTCTGATGACGGTGCTTTCGGTAAATATGTAGTAGACGATAACAGTTCTGCTGTAAATAACAATCCAAGTGTTAAATTCCATGCCGAGCTTGTAAATAATACTGGGAGCCTTAAGTCAGAGGCCCAGCTCGGATTTGTAAATAGCAAAGAGGATGGTGAAGATGGAGAGCAACTCCCAGACTTGTGA
- the LOC8082376 gene encoding peroxidase 1, protein MALRQQQQQLLVVVVVAAVVVASCRPGRADPAAMSVLPGLPVAGLAVGFYNESCPQVEDLVLAEMQSLVGKDKTIGPALLRFMFHDCLVRGCDASIMLISRNKTGERDAIPSYGLRGYDEIEHIKAKVEDACPLTVSCADIIIMAARDAVYLSNGPRYAVETGRRDGKVSLDCDANNDLPPPSSAIVDLKTYFSFKGLGWKDLVVLSGSHTIGRAQCSTFASDRLYNYSGRVAQDPSLNKTYAAHLRELCEPGVANDAAMVEMDPSSPYTFDLSYYRAVRGNTGLFTSDQALLDDPWTRAYVERMAAAGASTDEFFADYAAAMTNMGRIEVLTGDNGEIRKVCAAHVD, encoded by the exons ATGGCAttgaggcagcagcagcagcagctgctggtggtggtggtcgtGGCGGCCGTCGTCGTCGCGAGCTGCCGGCCGGGCCGCGCGGACCCGGCCGCGATGAGCGTGCTGCCGGGCCTCCCCGTCGCCGGCCTCGCGGTGGGGTTCTACAACGAGTCGTGCCCGCAGGTCGAGGACCTGGTGCTCGCCGAGATGCAGAGCCTCGTCGGCAAGGACAAGACCATCGGGCCGGCGCTGCTGCGGTTCATGTTCCACGACTGCCTCGTCCGG GGCTGCGACGCGTCGATCATGCTCATCTCCCGGAACAAGACCGGGGAGCGGGACGCCATCCCGAGCTACGGCCTCCGCGGCTACGACGAGATCGAGCACATCAAGGCCAAGGTGGAGGACGCGTGCCCGCTGACCGTGTCGTGCGCGGACATCATCATCATGGCGGCCCGGGACGCCGTGTACCTG AGCAACGGGCCGCGGTATGCTGTGGAGACCGGCCGCCGCGACGGCAAGGTGTCGTTGGACTGCGACGCCAACAACGACCTCCCGCCGCCGTCCTCCGCAATCGTCGACCTCAAGACCTACTTCAGCTTCAAGGGATTGGGCTGGAAGGACCTGGTGGTGCTGTCAGGAAGCCACACGATCGGGAGGGCGCAGTGCTCGACGTTCGCGTCGGACAGGCTGTACAACTACAGCGGGCGCGTGGCGCAGGACCCGTCGCTGAACAAGACGTACGCGGCGCACCTGCGGGAGCTGTGCGAGCCGGGCGTCGCCAACGACGCCGCCATGGTGGAGATGGACCCGAGCAGCCCCTACACGTTCGACCTGAGCTACTACCGCGCCGTGCGCGGCAACACGGGGCTCTTCACGTCGGACCAGGCCCTCCTCGACGACCCGTGGACCAGGGCGTACGTGGAGCGGATGGCCGCCGCGGGGGCGTCCACCGACGAGTTCTTCGCCGACTACGCGGCCGCCATGACCAACATGGGCCGGATCGAGGTGCTCACGGGGGACAACGGGGAGATCAGGAAGGTCTGCGCCGCGCACGTTGACTAG
- the LOC8054726 gene encoding uncharacterized protein LOC8054726 isoform X1 produces the protein MDMDLVRREADRGAAAEFVALDIRGEAESPPNDPEMLMESSLVAAKEFERDRRADANSSSTGAAGAYEKQTVPLHVDDSPREHFHPSTPTAGGAKRRRSSRRAPGWRDPRKILFAFAALSSVGTLILLYFTLSMGKMAGGQADGQ, from the exons ATGGACATGGACCTCGTCCGGCGGGAGGCGGACAGGGGCGCCGCTGCGGAGTTCGTGGCTCTCGACATCCGGGGCGAGGCGGAGTCGCCTCCGAACGACCCGGAAATG CTGATGGAATCCTCGTTGGTCGCCGCAAAGGAGTTCGAGCGGGATCGGAGAGCAGACGCCAATTCTTCATCCACCG GTGCTGCAGGTGCGTATGAGAAGCAGACAGTGCCTCTGCATGTTGACGATAGCCCGAGGGAACACTTCCACCCCTCCACGCCAACTGCAGGTGGCGCAAAGCGTCGTCGTTCTAGCCGTCGTGCTCCGGGGTGGCGCGATCCTAGGAAAATCCTCTTCGCTTTTGCAGCATT GTCCAGCGTGGGCACTTTGATACTGCTCTACTTTACCCTCTCCATGGGGAAGATGGCAGGAGGTCAAGCTGATGGCCAGTGA
- the LOC8054726 gene encoding uncharacterized protein LOC8054726 isoform X2, which yields MDMDLVRREADRGAAAEFVALDIRGEAESPPNDPEMLMESSLVAAKEFERDRRADANSSSTGAYEKQTVPLHVDDSPREHFHPSTPTAGGAKRRRSSRRAPGWRDPRKILFAFAALSSVGTLILLYFTLSMGKMAGGQADGQ from the exons ATGGACATGGACCTCGTCCGGCGGGAGGCGGACAGGGGCGCCGCTGCGGAGTTCGTGGCTCTCGACATCCGGGGCGAGGCGGAGTCGCCTCCGAACGACCCGGAAATG CTGATGGAATCCTCGTTGGTCGCCGCAAAGGAGTTCGAGCGGGATCGGAGAGCAGACGCCAATTCTTCATCCACCG GTGCGTATGAGAAGCAGACAGTGCCTCTGCATGTTGACGATAGCCCGAGGGAACACTTCCACCCCTCCACGCCAACTGCAGGTGGCGCAAAGCGTCGTCGTTCTAGCCGTCGTGCTCCGGGGTGGCGCGATCCTAGGAAAATCCTCTTCGCTTTTGCAGCATT GTCCAGCGTGGGCACTTTGATACTGCTCTACTTTACCCTCTCCATGGGGAAGATGGCAGGAGGTCAAGCTGATGGCCAGTGA